Proteins encoded together in one Mobula hypostoma chromosome 9, sMobHyp1.1, whole genome shotgun sequence window:
- the LOC134351336 gene encoding hemoglobin subunit beta-like isoform X1, producing the protein MGKLTDGEINHIKDTWENLDKKGITARALTRVFVVYPWTTRLFSKLRGKFAAGDPAVQEHAEKVAKALGDTVKSINKMEEALGPLSERHQTIGVDTQNFRTFIVELALQSKGAFTSEAHKATYKFLRQVANGLSCRYH; encoded by the exons ATGGGGAAATTAACCGACGGAGAGATCAACCACATTAAGGATACTTGGGAAAATTTGGATAAGAAGGGGATAACTGCACGTGCTCTTACAAG GGTGTTTGTTGTCTACCCCTGGACAACCAGGCTGTTTTCAAAGCTCAGGGGGAAATTTGCTGCTGGTGACCCTGCTGTTCAAGAACATGCAGAAAAAGTGGCGAAGGCTCTGGGTGACACAGTCAAAAGCATTAATAAAATGGAAGAAGCCCTGGGCCCTCTCAGTGAGAGACATCAGACAATCGGAGTGGACACACAAAACTTCAGG ACCTTCATCGTTGAACTCGCCCTTCAGTCTAAAGGTGCATTCACATCTGAGGCACATAAAGCCACATACAAATTTCTCAGACAGGTGGCAAATGGTCTCTCCTGCAGATACCACTAG